tgtaatgaatttttaatggaaGACGAGAGAAACGTTCTATCACAAGCGCAACTAAACGATTGGATTAGAGATTAGGAATTATACAAGGAAAAAGCTGAGCTACATGCCTCTCGTATGCAACAATTTTAATTCGAGTCACCCTATGTTAAGATGACATATTATAGAAATCGTCACGAACCATTTGCCAAACACTATAGGAAGGAAGACAATGTATGCTATTGCAAAGACATTCCAGGATTATTCAAAAAGTTTGGTCAATCATATGATTCCGAGGAGTGGCGATTGTTCATAGACAGCAATAAACTGAGCTTGAAGGCTGTATTACTGCATAATGGCAACAAAAAGCCACGATCCCGATCGCGCATGCAGTAAGCACGAAGGAAACATACGAGGTAAtggagaaattgttaaaattcatgaaatatGAAGAGCattattggaaaatatgtgCCGATCTTAAAGTCGTTGGAATGTTATGCGGTCTACAAAGTGGCTACACAAAACACTGCTGCTTTCTCTGCAAATGGGATAGCCGAGCTCGTAAAGACCACTATTGCATTAAGGATTGGCCGGAAAGAGTTGAATTTACAATTGGTGTGGATAATATCAAATACGTCCCACTTGtaatgaaggaaaaaatcaTTCTTCCGCCATGGCACATCATGCTCGacctcattaaaaattttgttaaggcgttggacaaagaaggcaaagcattcaattatttgcaaaattttttcccaaacaTTTCCCAGGCCAAGATAAAAGAAGGTATATTTGTTGGACcccaaataaaaatgttgataaataatgaCCAATTCAAAGCACTATTGTCACCAGTTGAGGCAGCAGCGTGGGATTTCTTCGAAAtggtcgttttttcttttctcggTAAACACAAAAGTCCAAACTACGAGAAGATAGTGAGCGacttaatcaaaaattatgcagaaatgggtgattattcaaaacttatttaattgaattatataaaattttataatttacttatttacattttcttttttctccagGCGTAAATATgtctttaaaaattctttttctgCATTCCCATATAAGTTTTTTTCCGGCAAATCTCGGAGACGAAAATGACGAgcatggcaaaaggtttcaccagcaaataaaattaattaagaatcgATACCAAGGTTTCTGGGACGTCGGTATGATGGGTGACTACTGTTGGTTTCTCATAAGAGAAACCGATCCCAAAACTAAATAAACGataaaacaaaacacataatcATTTCGACTATAATGTAAGAACATCAACTTAAGACAAAAATAacacattgttttaatatatattactaatatataaataaatgagtttataaaaactaaaaacgacatgaaaattgactttttacttAACAGAAACAGCGCATAGCTAGATATCCTACCCCTACTTTACACACTACATACGCTTATacgtatacattagggtgggtcgattccggaattttttcgattcggtatttctaatagtgcggaaaagttgccttagtacttcctgattccaatgcaactttttgttttgatatcggattgcatcttcaacccgaacctcggccttgaaatttcggaaattcgcctaaaatcgtgaaattgtctacctagcacctgaaatacgcatctcatggcaaaatgtataaaacaaaagttatttgtcacgtcatttgctaccgaaatggtatatgtgatcatggccgtaggacgaatcgttcccgagatacgagcgaaaaggcggcgcgccacagcgcaaggtcaaaattgttgcagctctcagctaacctgtattggtcacccagaacccaccgcgtggaggtagctgctcttcgggttcctcccaagcccaacccaaccaaccaaccatatgtcaggcttgttttagtctgaatctgtgtctaatttattgataaaatcagattttgtactaaactttggcacttgttgcctagatttcagtgtagagcgtataaaaagatcacgagattgggggccaataactttagaagatgcctctgtcaccagtttgacgattctctcgactgccacggtgtgagaggggaattcactaaatttccatacctctgcagtgtttcccgacagcccttttatgagttcttcgttagaaactgaacaaagaactggtggaacagtcaaggtaatagtcttccagttaatcatatcgtaataagtattagctttgaaattcagctttggcactttaatacatctaactcttccatttatggtgtcagactctgcttctctggctgccagaagacggttaagggccaactttctgacttctatccgttcgtcagtcatcatactaaggagaatgttttctggaagagcaaagaaagcattctgttgaatggatgaatcgacaaccttgcgcagtttagcagataagtatctcgacctttgaattgcagcatagagatggcgcgagccatctttgattgaccTGTTGAAtattattgagaaccacaaaggtgagtaaactgtaagtatgtaaagggtgattttttaagagcttgataacttttttttaaaaaaaaacgcataaaatttgcaaaatctcatcggttctttatttgaaacgttagattggttcatgacatttactttttgaagataatttcatttaaatgttgaccgcggctgcgtcttaggtggtccattcggaaagtccaattttgggcaactttttcgagcatttcggccggaatagcccgaatttcttcggaaatgttgtcttccaaagctggaatagttgctggcttatttctgtagactttagacttgacgtagccccacaaaaaatagtctaaaggcgttaaatcgcatgatcttggtggccaacttacgggtccatttcttgagatgaattgttgtccgaagttttccctcaaaatggccatagaatcgcgagctgtgtggcatgtagcgccatcttgttgaaaccacatgtcaaccaagttcagttcttccatttttggcaacaaaaagtttgttagcatcgaacgatagcgatcgccattcaccgtaacgttgcgtccaacagcatctttgaaaaaatacggtccaatgattccaccagcgtacaaaccacaccaaacagtgcatttttcgggatgcatgggcagttcttgaacggcttctggttgctcttcaccccaaatgcggcaattttgcttatttacgtagccattcaaccagaaatgagcctcatcgctgaacaaaatttgtcggacgtaaagcgcgaaacacatttcgaaccgaacactgattttggtaataaaattcaatgatttgcaagcgttgctcgttagtaagtctattcatgatgaaatgtcaaagcatactgagcatctttctctttgacaccatgtctgaaatcccacgtgatctgtcaaatactaatgcatgaaaatcctaacctcaaaaaaatcacccgttacttgaccaaaatctttatttcctttgttggtttgtcagtagaaatgtataatctcagaattctatttgcacaggtgagccagcgagatttgcacatgttacctggatgcatcgacgctaaatctgaggaacattgaccggaaataacagcttctgatattttatagagataagcttggtctgtgctaagttgggtcggattaataacctcagaaggtaattggcaggacggaaaactttcaaatttgacaacaggcaacttctcacaataagggagcagtttacctatgtcgccagagaatgtatttggactctttgagacaccatctatgtgttcgaaaagagcacaaaatggaagttcgttgaaatgtagaagacaaacaacccactgtaatggcctacctattctttcttctagttttcgaatgattccacctttccaacctgtgttcgtgttggtgccatcagcaccgacaacttctagatgttccacatcaactgaattgtcttgtaaatgttgccatattagcttgcgtctcatcctcagctgacccggaaggagaagtgacgtggccaaagtaatgacaaccaggttccgctataagagaaatatgttcctctttgacagtgtcgcggtagtacttttcaccttcgctgacttgtgtaagtgtattgtctttgcggccgtcaaaatacagcccatatacggagtcaatactttcggtgttctggagcttaacaccaacacttttttttgcccgactaatcttgcatttgtcagtgacaaagtcgtctcttttagagctcaaacctattgggttccttaaaaacatttttttaagagtcagaaatttcttatggtatgtggtgagcatttgtacaactctggtgtgtgaaactatcggaatagatgactttttgaaagtattttcaaccttttttgcaactatttctgtaacctctttactcctaggttcatagttgtcgcctcggagtcgccctataccaaatctttcaaactgataacacaaaagaacatcctggtaagtaggtaactgggactcagagagattgtacggatatatgccaaacacaggacatttctgtctaaatttaaatttagatacagacattttgagttctgtgttttgttgagagaatataagtgataacacctggcgaaatcaacgacaagagtgaaggaactcgatgaaaaaatatttatgtggagaccagtccgaacgtgtcgtatggcgcagggaaatgaatgtaagtgatagaactcggcgaaatcaccgacaagagtgaaggaactcgatgaaaaaatatttgtgtggagacctatccgaacgtgtcctttggcgtaggtgaatgaatgtgagtgatagcactcggcgaaatcaacgtcaagaagtgtggccgcaagccgattttcaccttgcgctgtggcgcgccgccttttcgctcgtatctcgggaacggttcgtcctacggccatgatcacatataccatttcggtagcaaatgacgtgacaaataacttttgttttatacattttgccatgagatgcgtatttcaggtgctaggtagacaatttcacgattttaggcgaatttccgaaatttcaaggccgaggttcgggttgaagatgcaatccgatctcaaaacaaaaagttgtattggaatcaggaagtactaaggcaacttttccgcactattagaaataccgaatcgaaaaaattccggaattgACCCACCCTAGTATACATTTACTTTGCGCGACttggatatatttatttaatcatgtacaactttcctatttatccatggattttgttcgttggtagcttagttttttataaagaaacaggacttcatataaattaaaaaaaaaattaaaaaaatatcttttgttttaaaattttttccttaccaaagtttatttttttgtaattttttcataaaaaaatttaaaaacacgaagtgattaatcaatttctcagaaattataaggcctatggaaaaatggagtagacaatatttttaggaaatttcattcacttttattttctataatttgcagtaagattgctcaactggtcagtgagatatacatgattaaatgaagacaccttttttttttggtcgaataacggttaattgcaaatatctcaaaaacgtatacataaaaaaaaaagtaactcgattttcgaaatcagcgagccatttcacatacaaattggatagtggCGTTCATGGAACATTTTTGCTGTAAACCAGTGGTATCAACCAATTTAGCATATCATATGCACATCAATACGCACATAGcgtgcacatatatgtacaaaggtTAGTGACTTCGTATACCGCCTGTACGAGTACTTATATACAAGGACATACGGATATAtccgtaatataaaatatataaaaataaatataaaatcgcaactatttaaatacaatagtgCGGTTAACAAAAACGATTAACgcgtattttagtaaatttacgggaataacaactcttatttacttaaaagagttttccGTTTTCGGTATTTATCGGAAATATCTCATCtcaattttaattctaaattcttatttattctaaatgagcacagattcaaaagaatctaaatcaGGTCAGTTTCTTACCATTCCAAAAATGGCTGACGACGATAAACaaagcacacctgcagaagctacacgctctaagcaCGGTACAAAGCAAAAGAGATCAAAAGATCatataatatcgaaatttatcactgaaagtgatagctttataagatattgcacccggtttcaagcttcccctattactgacattaCGGAagcagttttaaatataaaattagaaagtgtTATCAATCTATGggcacgccttctggcagcgtacgatacagtactagatactgacgacgcagaaatcacaaaagcttcggcgacagcTAAGTGTGATAACTGCCGAGATCAGTACGAGTtaacaaagggaatgataactgaacaaataagtttagtaaggccaagtagagccactactctccctcccagagtagttacaacacagaaagaagacctagataaaggcatgtatctaaaggtaccagcttgtgatactgaagttttcaatggatgttacgaccagtggccgtccttccgggacatgttcactgctgtttatataaaccatcctaaactttcacaagcacaaaagctaTACCATCTcaggtataaaacaaaaggggaagcaggcagtatcgtcaggcaattcgctttaaatgacgaaaattttaaactggcttgggaagcacttgtcgaaaggtacgaaaatgaaagggtttgatagaaaacccaataaaaactttattgcatttgccaaaaatccaacaAGAAACTAGCCAGGTATTTCAAAACTTACACTCCACAGTGACAAATTGTctatcagtgttaaaaacacaaaatgtatccacagaatcgtgggaccctattatagtaaccatttgcgcagaaacactacctgatgctgcgttactacgatgggaacaatcactagtggaaagaaaaataatgcccacctggcaacagatgaaaacattcctcactgctcaatacgagatagctgagcgaatagacaaaaaaactataaagccaaaaagtcatcaaaatgagtcaagtaaaaacttgttcaaaccCCAAGCCAGTaataacatacaatataatagacacgttaataaaagtcacacaTTCGTGTCAAATCAAAGTAGTCAATGGCAACCATTGTGTGAACTCTGTAAGGGAGGTCATAaattaagatcttgcgagagattcaaaaaattatccgtttcaGATAGAAACAATCTGGTCCGTCAACACAAACTTTGCATAAACTGTCTGTCGAATTCTCATATGACAAAatactgtgaaagcaaattcaattgagtatactgtcaacgaagacatcactcattgcttcatgttaccaattttcaaaatgtgaaGAAAAATCCATTTCAAAAAACCACGGGGTTAGTCGCTACAACTACATCAAGTAATCCCGAAAcgtcaaatcccgaaaaaagggaagaacaaccatgttgctctaaagcagcaaaaattcaagcgcttcattcagaaaatgaaagcaaaattcttttacccactgcggtcatcaccaTTGAACATAAaggtgatttattcaaactaagagcgtTAATAAATAGATCAAGGCTCTCAAAGATCCTTCATATCATCAAAGgttcaaaatcggctaaaattgccaataaaacattccaattttcaaatttcgggaATGGACggaagaattattcaaaattctaataaaatatgccCAATCACCATAGTttctccaaatgcggatatacgacacaagccatcgttctaccgcaacttacaaatttgcatCCAagctatgaaataaataaaatacactgggaaaaatgctcacatctcaaattagcagatcccaactgtcataccccatcacaaatcgacatattattaggcagtgacttaatacctcaaataattcttgaaggtatagagaAAATCTCTAATatattgttagcccaaaatataatctttgggtggataataagtggccaagtcaccgaaaaaataaattctttcacaACACAAGTGGAAGATATAACAAACGAATACttaaataatgaacttaaaaaattctagGAAGTGGAAGAAGTACCCCAGATTACcaaactttcagaagaagaccaggcatgcgaagcctattaccagtccacaacaacaagaaacgaacatggtcgttatgttgtgcgactgcCATTCAAATCCACCTTTCCAGAAACTATAGCTCTAGGTCACTCTAGAAtctcagcagtccagcaattcctaagcatggaaaaaagcctgacgaaaaaaaattagctaaaatcagcatatgataatgtgatggaggaatatcttgacctcaatcatatggaagaaactgTACCATATGATAtccaaaggtagatatttatctttcaGGATTTCCAACGCATAGTCTTCCGCAATTCAATTAATAGTCCAATTagcgactacaaacttaaaacagTTACTTTTGGCATCAACTGCGCGCCCTATTTAGCCATTAGGACGTTACATGAAGTTGCAAAaacttgtgaaacaaatttacctttagcaacttctgtgttgcaaactcAAACATATTTGGATGACAttttatcaggtagccacagtataCCAATAGCGTGCGAATCATTATCTCTCCTTTCCTCGGTGgtaaaacttttcgaccccgcaggatggctttcgccaataatgattcaagctaaaattctcattcaagaattgtggcaagatggcactgaatgggataaACAAGTAAAACctgtacgtttaacaaaatgggttcaatttgctaacaatctacatactatatcagaaattcgaatccctcgatgggtaaatttcacccaatcacaagaattctggccaaagtctcctgcTCGGAATATCATTCttccggaaagtcggaaaatagaaaattttcatatcacaccagaagaggatgatattctccaaagATTTTCCTCATTTCCTCGAGCACTAAGGGTAGTCGCttatatgcacaaattcatccataaacttaaacaaaaggtGAAAAAGATATCAAACGATCCTTACATACAACTAACATattccgacttgcaacatgcgAGGGTCAGTCTAATCTTgtatacacaaactcgctatttcagcaaagagaaatcaaagttgcttgaaaagcgacctctcggaaagggaagctcacttctcgtGTTAAACCCATTCctggacgctaagggattactaagggcaaatggaagactagccaactccagccttagttacaatgaacgacatcccatcactatcccagagaaatcccgttttacctACTTACTTCTAATATATCTCCACCAGCTTACactgcatggtgagcatcgcttgatgcaacaaatggtccgacaagagttctatataccgcgactaaagccacaaattaaaagaaccattttcatgtgtaaacagTGTACTATGTACAAGCACAagatgcgtacgcagatcatggcagccctaccacctgaacgctgcaactatgctttaccctttaccatcacaggggttgattttgctggacctttccagataaaggctgtctttgtatgttttacaacaaaggcagtacacctcgagctatgttcggttctgactactgcggcttttcttgcagcatttgcccgctttgtcggacgacgcggatttcctttaaaaattatgaacgacaatggaaaaaactttgtcggagctcaaagagccacggaaaaagagtttttacaattcatgaaagaagtatcccccgaaattgtcaaaaaatatgcaccccaagggatcgattggcaatTCATACCCCCATGTTCTCCTcacatgggcggactttgggaatcagcagtaaaaagctttaagtcccatttaaagaaaacggctggtaaccataaattcaattatgaggagtttactacattactcact
The sequence above is a segment of the Bactrocera dorsalis isolate Fly_Bdor chromosome 6, ASM2337382v1, whole genome shotgun sequence genome. Coding sequences within it:
- the LOC125779436 gene encoding uncharacterized protein LOC125779436 produces the protein MEKLLKFMKYEEHYWKICADLKVVGMLCGLQSGYTKHCCFLCKWDSRARKDHYCIKDWPERVEFTIGVDNIKYVPLVMKEKIILPPWHIMLDLIKNFVKALDKEGKAFNYLQNFFPNISQAKIKEGIFVGPQIKMLINNDQFKALLSPVEAAAWDFFEMVVFSFLGKHKSPNYEKIVSDLIKNYAEMGVNMSLKILFLHSHISFFPANLGDENDEHGKRFHQQIKLIKNRYQGFWDVGMMGDYCWFLIRETDPKTK